The genomic stretch CTCCAGCGGAAGTGCTGAGCAGCCCACATCTGATGCTGGCCGACACCAGTGGTGATGTAGGTGTTCTCCTTGCGGTCAGCTGTGAGGTTGCTGAGCTCCTCAATCAGTGTCTGAGGCTTGATCAAGCCCTCGCGGGCAGCACGCTCGTAGTCAGAAAGAGGccacttcttcttccattCGTTAATCTGAGCGAACCACTCCTTTCTGTCAGCCATGGTCTTGCTCTCCACCTGGGGCAGGAGCAAGTCGAGGTTCTTGCCAAGATCACCCTCGATAGCCTCAGTGGCCTGCACGACCTTGTTGATGTTCTTGGGGAGGATCTCGAAGTGAATGATACCTCCGCGGTTCTCCTTCGCCGCAGCCTTAGCCGCTGGGGCAAATTTGGCAACACTACCGGTAACACGGTCATCGAAGCGGCCACCGAGAGCAATGATGAGATCAGCCTCCTGCATCGACATGTTGGCATAGGCTGAGCCGTGCATGCCGAGCATGTGGAGGGACTTCTCATCAAGTTCGTCGAAGGCACCGAGACCGTGAAGGGTCGTCGTCACGGGGATGGACGCCTTGTTCGCAAGCTCTCTGAGCAGCTCAACACCGCGCTCCGAGCTAATGACACCTTGGCCAGCGTAGATGACGGGCTTCTTGGCGATGTTGACCAAATGAGCCACACGCTTGATAGAAGCACGGAGCTGCTTCTCGCTGGCCTCGAGAGCGGCGCGGGAGGCAGCGCTGGGGAGCGACGGAATAGCGGGGGCCGTGGGAATAGCACGACGCAGGATACCAGCCGTCACGTCCTTGGGAAGATCCACGAGAACGGGGCCAGGTCTTCCGCTGGTGGCAATCTCGAAGGCCTCGTTGATTCTTTGGGGCAGCTCAGCGACATTCTTCACCATGACGTTCCACTTGGTGCAGGCGCGGGAGATGCCCACAACGTCGGCTTCTTGGAACGCATCGCTACCAATGGCTGTGGTAACGACCTGGCCAGTGAAAACGATCATGGGAGTACCGTCCGCAAGCGCATCAGCCATTGGTGTCACAACGTTGGTGGCACCAGGACCGGAAGTCACCAAGACGACACCGGGCTTGCCAGAAGCGCGGGCGTAACCCTGGGCCATGTGGCCAGCGCCCTGCTCGTGTCTGGGAAGGACAAAATCGAAATGTGGCGAGTTATAGATGGCATCGAACACGGGAAGAATAGCACCGCCAGGGTAGCCGACTGTGTATAGTTAGCCAACTGTGCAGGTTTATGGGAGTAGGAGTAGAGACATACAAATGTGCTTGACGCCATGTCTAAGCATCATCTCATGGAAGATCTCACCACCAGTCTTGCCGATAAACCTGTAGCGCATTTCGTGTTAACTATgcatacatatatatatatatacatagGCGATCCTCATTTGTATAGTTGGGAGACATACGACTCGTCGACATCGTTCTTACGGGCGTTGGCCAGAGGTTGAACGTGGTTGGGCTCGGCGTTGAATGATTGGGCGGGCTTTGCTCGTACGTCGCTGTACATAGGATGGAATTAGCCATTGTGTTTTTGTAGTGATGGTAGTGGTGAGTCACTACTAGTAGTAGTATGACTCCAAAGCCGACGATGGCGGTGGGACGACTTACGCAGCGGGCACCTTCGCGGCAGCCGATGTGGACTGATTCCTAACGTCTGATGGCCCATTACGGACACCTGTGATGGCAGAAGCCTTTTGTGTGAGGGAAGCAATTCGCTGTTGGCTAGGCCGAGTAGTGGCCAGCGCCTTGAGGGCGCGGCTGGTTTGACGGATCATCACGAAAGAAGGTGACTGCGAAGAGACCGGAAGGAGAGCGGACCGCGGAGAGCGGGAGGTGGCGAGCTGTAAACTAGGAGAGCACACCTAGGTGAGAGGGACCTGAAGGTTATAGGAGTGGAAATAGGAAAGTTTAAGCTGTAACAGCGAGAACTGGCTATTAAACAGCAATGTAGAAAGATTCCAAAGTTCCTCTTGACGAGCCGAGGAGACAATGGGTCTTGTTGGAGGCGGACGTGGTGGTTTTGAAAGAAAGAAACCCTGTCCTTGGTGGGAACGAGCAATCGGAGTGGTATGAGTCGTTGAATCTCAAATTTTTGGCCGTCGATTGTGGGGTAGAAAAGTGACTACACGGGTGGCACGGGCCTTATAGTGGCTCCTAGTGGCGATGTCGGAACTGCCCTGGAGCGCCCGATTTGCTGCCACGGCAAGCACACATGGCCACCGGCAGGCGGGACGGCGCCTGGACCCTTTCACCTGCTTTTTAGAATAAGTTTCTAACCCGCCTAGAGAGTAGCCGTTGTTTCCTCTTTTGCCCTCGGCACCTTCCTGGAACATCATATCACGTTTCGAAACTTTCTTCTATGACAGTTCAGGCATCACACGACCAATTCATCTATCGTCTGGGAACACTGGACCATGACACCGTGGACCTTGGTGGCCGAGGAATTCAAGTTTTTGCGGGGAAGAAAGCTGCGTGCCGGTCTGCAGGTCCGTCCAATCACACGCTGTCAATTAAGTGTTCTCCCGTAAGTAACACACCCAGCGCGACATTGTAGCACATAACGGCAAGCCGATGAGCCGATCCTTCTCTCGATATTCTCGGGATACGATATTGTTAAATTGTGCGATCACGGCCATATTCTTTGAGATCTCTGCAAGAAGCGGGCGAAGAGGGCGACCGGCCCAACGGACATTCTAATACTAGGTACCTGACATCCGGTTCACGGATGACGCCAAGGCAGGGCGGGGTCCATTCCAGGTGTCAAAAGTCACAGCCGTCACAGCCCTGCGCCGGTGGTCGGCCCCACCAAAATATTTCCAGCCGGGTATTCCAGCTTCACGCCGACAGTCGCAGCGGCCGGCCGCCTCTGACTTCACTGATCGAGCTTCGAATTAGGTTCGGCGCTACCCTGTGCCTTGTCAACACCTGCAACTTCGGGCATGAGCAGCATCCCGCCTTGTTTTCTAGCACTCAGCCCGCGGACACTATGCGATGATCAACTGACGACTGCAGATGCCATCCGACTGCTCACTGCATCGCTACGGGACAGAACTGCAGCAGCAGGATGAACGGAGACAGTTTCCCGAGCTGGCCCTTCCACGTGCACCAAACCACAGCTGCCATCGGATTTGGAGTGAGAATGCTGTCTCTAGCATCAATTTGGATGCTACGCTGAGTGGATCTCATCTTGGCAAGAAATCACGCTAACCTCCAGTCTGCTAACAGTTCCCAGACGCGATCTTCTCGCTGTGTAAGTCACATTTCCTATTTCGCTCTCACTCTCAGTTATTCCCGCCTGCCGATATTTTACACATTACAAAcagacaaacaaacaaaacttGAGCCAACGTACAAGGAGATAAACAAGAGAAAATTACAAGTCATTAATCATGAACACTCATCACTCATACTACGTGGCTTTAGCCACCCAAGACTCCGCCCAAAAGaccacccttcttcttcttaccCGACTTGAGACTGTCACTGAAGGATCCAAGACCCAATCCGGCAAGGACGCGGTTCAAGCCGAGTGTACCTAGCAGCCCGTCAACCAGTCCTCCCAATCCAAGGCCGCTTAGCTATAGTACTAGTATTAGCACGTTGTTCCTTGCGTTGCAAGTGGACCCTGAAAGGACTTACCAATCTGCCAACGAGGTTGAGCACAccactcaacaacaacccaacgGCGGCAAGGATCTGGAACAGAGGCTCGTTGAGCAGACCCCACAGAGGGTTGAGCTCCTTCTTTGCGTGGGGCATATCCTCAAGCTTGCGCTTGGCATTGTCGATGCACTGAGTGACATCGCCAGTGAGATCCTTGAGGAGCTCAGCAAGACGGTACTCCTCCGGGGTGGCCTCGCGAGCAGCAGTCTTGTGCTTGGCGTTGGCCGAGATGCGGCCATCAGGGTCGAGGCCCTTGATGATGCCTTGAGCCTCGGTCAAGATGCGGCCACCCTCTTCGATTAGAGGGCGGACCTCCTTGACAAGCTGCTCTTCGTCGCGCTCGTCTTCCGGTGTGCGCTCTGCCTTGTCAATTTTCTACTGTGTGTTAGTAATGAACAAGCTGTGGCGTGAGTTGGTAGTGATAACTTACCTCGGTGATCATCTTGCAGATAGGTCGAATCTTGTCAAGGCACTGGGCAATGCAGACAGACATCTGGATGGCCATCTTCTTGTCATTCTCAGCTTGCTCGCGCTTCTCCTTCTGTTCAGGTGTCTCCTCGTCCTTGACCTCAGGAATGTCCTCAAGAAGCGAGCAGTGGCCAATGACAGTGCCCTTCTGgtcgacaacatcaccgtCGTCGTCAATCCCCTTGCCCGAGCAGACCTGAGGATCGCCAGAAGTCAACTTGCCAATGAGGttaccatcaccatcaacaacattgCCCTCTTTGTTGACCTTGCGGCCCGACATGGGGTTCTTGGACTTCTGAACCTCCTCGGGCTCCCAGCGCTCAGCCTTGCCAATGACATTGCCATTCTTATCCAacacatcaccatcctcatcaaccgccCTGCCAAACAAGACCTTGCCCTCTCCCTTCACCAATCTCCCCACGATATCCCCCGAAGGCGTAACAACAGTCCCATCCTTAGCAACCGTGCACCCCTCCAACTCGGCAAACGGCCCCTCCTTGgatccctccctctccccctcacTAACCAACTCCGCCTTCCCCAAAACATCACCACTCTCACTCAGAATATTCCCCTTCCTATCacacatcctccccaccatcctcttcggatccccctccaccaccctcccgtAAATAACCCCGTTCCCATCAACCACATACCCCGCCTTGTTGACCCTCTTCCCAGCCAACAAGCTATTATCCACCTCCttaacctcctcctccacctcctcctccggctcccAACGTTCCGCCTTCCCAATCACATTCCCCGCCTTGTCAAGCACGtccccatcagcatcaacagaCTTCCCCCTCAACTGCTTGACATCCCCTTCGATAATCTTGCCCACCCACTCCCCATTGCTGACAACCATCCCATTCCCGTCAACAACCGCGTCAGGGAAGGACTCGAACGGCGCAGACTCTTTGAGCATGTCATCACGTTCCGAGTCAGAGATGGGCTCAGCCTTGCCGATGATCTTGCCGTTGTCGGACCAGATATCCCCGTTTTCGTCGACCTTCTTGCCGATGAGGTACTGCAGGATGCCGCTCACGACACGACCGACAACCTTGCCATCGGAAACGACGTTGCCGCCTTTGTTGACGGTGCCGTTCTTGAGAATGGAAAAGTCCATTTGTTCGGCTACGGTGGAGCCCTCGCCTGCTTCGACGCCTTGGGGTTGGTCCTCTTGGATTGTACCTTCGGGTTGACCTTCGgcttgggatggggagaagtCCTGGACCTGTGACTGGCCGTCTTGGATTTGGTGGGGGTCGAATTGCTCTTGTGCTTGCTCACCAGCTTCAGTTTggcgttgctgctgctccgtgccagtggtggagggggctTTCTCTGTTTGCTGCTCAACATCGGGCTTCTCGGACCCTGACTTGGCGACAGACTCGGCCTTGTCGCTGACAGTCTTGGTGTCAATGTCTGGCTTCTCAGAAGTAGCAGGCTCAGGCTCGTCGATGTTGTTATCCGCAGCCTCAACGTCTGGCTTCTCCGAGGCAGCCTTGTCGACTGTCTCCGAGGCAGGAGGCTTCTCCGATGTGGTGGTAGCATCCTCCTTTGCACTCTTGAGGAACTCCTGCCTAGCCTCATCAGTAGGCTGGTTCTCGCTCGCCTGGTCAAAAGCCTTCTTAGCCTGCTCCGTCAACCCCGACGGCGCCTCAGAGATCTTATCCGCGGCGGAGGTCTGGGTCTCTTCCTCAGCCTTGTCAGACTCTGGCTTCTCGGACGACtcgaccttctcctccgtcgTAGTCTTAGTatcctccccagcctcagTCTCCGTCTTGTCACTCATAGCCTCGGGCTCAACCTTCTccggcttctcctcctccttatcCTCCATCTGGATCCCCTCCTCTGTTTCCTTGGGCTTCTCCAGATGAGTATACCCCCcactctccctctccacctcacTGCCATCATTCCCCTCGAAATCCCCCGACGTGGTCACAACCTCGtcgttctcctcctcctcctcccggtTCTTGTTCTGCTCCTTCTGGAGATCAATAgccggaggggagggggcagAGCGAGGGACGTTTTCCTCTTGGGGGGTGGAGacctcctgctgctgttgctgcttcttTCCCTTGCGGGAGGGGAGCGTCTTCTTCGCAATGTCGGACATATTGTATTGTGGTGCGGTTGTAAAGGTGCCTTCcgtggtgggggttgtggtAGGGGAAGCGGGACGTAAGGGAAGGGATAGGTTGAAGAAGAGTTCCAGGATGGCACAAGATAGGTACGGAGGTGAGATGATGGTGTGACTGTATAGGTAGGGTCTGAGgtgaaaaataaaaaaaagcaaGCAAGGTGAGTTACGGTGTGCTAAAGCTGTACAGTGACAACAAAATGATGTAGATGTGTGGCTGTGCTCAAAGGTCAAGAGATTACCGCAGATAGTTATGTAGATTTTTCGTTGGTccagaaggaaaaaaaaggatcAGACAAGAACACAGCACTAGCCTCAACCTTTTTATGTCGTCAGCATCTTGCTACCTCAACCACTCTTTTCACCCGTCGTCGTCAGACGATAACTTCGAGACAAGCCGGCTTTTTCGAGAAGCTCAGAATATCTCCCCGGacgtcatcatcgtctctTCTTTACGTCACGAAACCTAGGGGAAACTCCCACTCGCGCAAGAAGCAAACTGacaaccccccttttccttgtcCCCCAACACTCCCCAACACCTGCCGTCCCACACACCTAGCTATGCCCCCCGGGATGACTTCatccccctcacctcccccccccccgccctccgAGAGGCCAACACCTCCAAAAGCTGCGCGTCATACCAGCCACACATCCCAAAATCCTGCCTGTGGCATAAGTCTGCGTAACAAATCGACAGATCGGTGGCTTGCTTCAAACCTGTCGGAGGTAAAGTGTGGCGAGTGCCCTCCATCATTGGGCGGGGAAATCTTGATCAGGAAGGTGGATTTGTCATTGGGATTGGACAATGAACAAGCGAAACCGTTGAACTGGTGGGAAAACAACTCAAGATTGGACAGCACTGTGTCAAGAAAGTTGGATGTTGTGTGTCACAGACACTCACAGTGTGCATGTAAGAGGTGTGGCTGGATCAAAGAGTGGCTTGCCGTGTTTACGAAGCGGCAAGTAGCGTCAACTGTGGCGAGGGAGATACGCGGGCTGAGGTAAAGGAGTGGCCGTAGTGGCTGGTGTGTATTTTCTCTGCCCACCCCCCTTGCTACCCCCCTTGCTACATGGATATGGATCCTAGTGCAGTtgggtggtgagtggtgaaTAACATGTGGGACTGACTGGCCAGGGCCAGCTACTCAGTTTCCTTCTAGGGCTGGGCTCCCGAAAAGCTGGGGGTGTGTGGGCTGAAGCGAAAAACGTTGGATGTTCCGTTTGGCATCCCGGAACCGGACTGGAAACTTGCCGGGGCTCGAGATCTTCGAGTCCCCTCTTCTCACTCAGAAACCGAATTTTAGTGGCCTCAGCTTCCTTCTCACCCCTCTCCCACGTCGCATAACGGCTCACTAGCTGCTTGTCATGGAACTTTCTGAAAGAAAATTACTTGATATCTTCGCTATTGTGTGACGAGCTCGCTTCTTTCCGGACCCTTCCCGCGGGTCTTGCAATCGCATAACCAAACATAAGTTTGGCACCATAACCCCGGAATTTGATCCCCATCATTCCTTTCATTACATCATCCCAAGTGCATATACCAACGCCTCTGACGGTAAGACTAATCCCGATCCATCAAGAAAACGAGATGTTAGGCTTGATCTGCTGACTACCAAACACGGTAGGAATCCGAATGGTAAGTTGAATCCCTTCCTTTGTTGACTTCACGTCCAGGAAGATATCGGACGGGCTGTCACTGGGGTTCTCCTTTCTCCAAGATTCCGCGTTCTgtcttctctcttcctccgtTCGTCTGGGTTGTCTCGGCTGGTccggctcctgctcctgctcttTTGCCTGAgactgcttctgctgctctCTCTTGGGAGATTTTGGCGGCGGTGACGGATGCTCTTCTTGCTCGTCTGCCACGCCATCCTCCTGACCTCCCTCTTTGCCTTCCTTCTCAGACTTTTTCCcttgcttctttttcctcaCTGATGACGGCCCAGCCTCTGCTTGCTGTTGAATGCGCTCTCGAAGTTCCTGTTGCTCTTTCTCTTTGCGGTGAAGCGGGTTGTTGTTATCAAGGAACTTCCCCACGACATTCCCAGACGCATCCAGAATATTGCCCAGGTGGTCAACCATCAAGGAAGCATTGGCCTTTCGCATCATGTCCAGTAAGCTGCGAGGTTGGGACTCGGTCCGTGGTGAATGTGGGCTCGTGCTGGGTTTCCTTTCGATCTCAATGTCGGCGACATAACCCAAAAGTTCCCCGTTGTCTCCCAGTATGTCGCCGTCCCTGTTGGAGACTTTGCGCCCAATAATCTCGGGGAGGTCACCGCCGGCACGGGCGAGCACCTGCCCCGTCTGATCGTCTACAATGTCCCCATACTCATCAACTGTCTTGCCCATCAGAATAGACCCCACATAAGGCGGCAATTTTGGTCGCTCAGGTGATAAGGAGATTCCAGGGGAAACCTCTGGAATGCTGCCAATCTTGGGAATAGGGGCAACATATGCTGGGCTCCTACTTTTCGTTCTGTCTGGGAGATCCCTTTTTTCCTGTGTCTCTGGCTCCGGCTGGTCGGTAATGTCCTCAACTTCGATGTCGCTCTCGTCTTCATGGCCAACCTCCACAATGTCATCCTGTGACTGCCGGCGAGACCTTGGCAGTTGAGATGCCTGAGTGAATTGTTTGGATGTCATGATtcttgtggtgatgatcaaCCTAGCTGGAATCTGCAGTGTTGGGAGTTGCTAGTATCCGATCGGACTCCAGTCTCCGCAGAGAAATGCAAAGGGTCTTGGGGCTGAAAGCCTGAAACACCAGTTTAGGCCGGTTCCAGAGCATTCGACTGGTCGACGTGCGTGAAGGCTGTTGGGTGTGTGTTGAGGGCGTGAAGTaggaaaggagggggtgagtgACGTCATCGGACCAGGGTTGAATCTTGCGAGCTTCGAAGCTGCAAGGGTCTCGACTCAACCCTGGCAGGGTCGAGACCAACATGGAGCTGGGTTGGGTGACACGAGTGAGAAGACGGTGTTAGCCGATTGCACCTCTGCGCTTGCTAAGCTTATTAGGATAGCCTATGCACATCGTCAGGTTGGCAGTCAAATTGCGAGTCTTTGCCCAAGACAAAGCAGAACATTGTGCTGGGCTTTTGATATCCAGTGAGGTGGTTTTTCGTGCTGGGATGTGGCTGCATATCGGGGGCTTGGCATTGTCCCGAGGATCAGTTAGCGAACCGTTGAGATCAGTGCTGATGAAAGCGTTGAACTGCCTGGTTAGCTTCGGACCAGAATATCTCAAGCCCTGTCACTGGACGGATCAGAATTCTAGTGTTCTTCGAAATCGAGCGAGACTGAGACATTCGAGCAGAACAATAGACGGGCCGAGCTGACACATCATCAACGGACTGGAGAACTGCAGCCGCCATACGATTCGTCGGCCGGTGTTTGTTGAAAACCGGTTTCTGCACCACTGCCTGCTCTGAAGCAAGCGAGGCAAGGCATGGAAGCGAGGTCAACAAGGTGCTGGCTCCTTTGGCATGCAGCTTTATGCGTCGTTAGCGGTTGATAAATCGTGGTTATCCTGGAGATCATGAACGGATAACCAGCATATATCGGTCTTAGCCATGTCGAACCCCGTATGATGCTACAATGGCATCACGGCCGAGGCCGAGTCGGGCCGCCTGGGAGGTGACTCGAGATCTCGGAAGGCCAGCAAGTCTGACGGCTGCGCCGTGGTAGAGTTGCAGTCGTTCCTGGTGCCGGCATAACAACGATATTATTGCTGAGCATGACCTGTGCCGCATGGAGTTGTAACAACAGGCCATTACACGGAGGACATTATATGTCTGAGTCGAACCTCAGTCCGTCCATATATCGTAGAAGCGGTTTGATAGGTAACTCGGGGAAAATGCAGAAGTGGCCGTCGTGCGTCATGACCTTGAGCGATCCCGAAACGCGCCACCGAGGTACCGCAGCTGCATGCTAAGGTAGGTGGTCGAAGATCCGACGGCAGGCCGTTGTCAGGCAATCGTTCTTCATTGTAATTCCGATTCCTCGTTGTCCCGGACGTTGTAAAATGGCCTCACCAGATATCATGATTGTcatcaacaaaagaaaatttTGAGGTTGTTTTACAGCAGAGGTGCAATTTGTGACGCAGCGGTTGATGCACTGTAAATTGTTTTCTCCCAGGTTCCTGGCATCCCGCTGCATGACAGCTGCGAGCGCCCGCTGGAAAAGCACGGGTCAACTGTGGCACAGTGGAACCTGCCCGCTGAAATCGATCCGGGCCCCTGTGTAACGTGCCATTAAGCACTGGCCATGCTATCGGCGCCATACTAGGCAAAAGCTTCGCCAAACTTCACACAGAGATAAAATACAGCAAAAtagaacaacaaccacaacagtGTCCCGAAGCATATCTAATACAATTATTAGGATAAAGATAGTATACAAAAGACTAAAGACCAGAAAAAAACCCATCATTAAGAAAACAACTACTCCATTCGCCGCCCGACATGAGATACCCTCACCCAGCCCTCAAATGCACACGAGATGAGAAAAAGCTCACGAGAGCTTGGAACCGGAAAGTTTAGTTGCTTCAGTTCCTAAGGAATTAGCCCCATGTCTCTGTCTTGCAGTTGACGTGTAACAGTGTGCTATCAAGCGGAGGCgcatcatccaccatcaTGGTCATCTCATCGAGCATCTGTCTAGGCAAACAGCCTGCTGATCGTCCTCCACATGGGAGGGCGTGTCTTGCTTATGTCTCTCTACATGGACCTTTAGCCTTAGGTAAGAAACATGACGGAAAGAGAGATGAAGTAAACAAGAAGGCGATGCATCCGACCCTCGAAGCTAACCAAATCGCAGTCGCCGTGGTTGTCGCGTGCGCCGTTCACTTgatcaggaggaggggaaggagaggggaaggggaagggtaAGAATAGGGATGGGTAAAATGAagataaaagaaaagggtAACTTACAAGAGAGCAAGCTCAAGATCACCATGGATCTTTGCCTTGAGAGTAATCTCaatgtcgaggttgaggtcaAGACGAAGCCTCAAAGTGTCGCTcttgccgccgccaccaccgccttgtTGGTTGACGGCGCCGCCAGCTACACCACCTAGCACACCGGTTGCACCGTTGACAAGGCCGCCTGCTGTCTGTCCGACGCTGTCGAGGGCAAGGCTGTCAAGGggaccaccgccgccctgctgttgctggcgcTTTCCGCGTCTccgtgggggaggagcataGTCCTCAGACTCCTCACCCTCAGACTCGTAGACCTGGGGCTTTGGCTGGcgcttgggcttcttggtcTCTGAGCCGCTTCGGGAAGACATTGTGGGTGtttgttgtggtgggagTAGCCGTGAGGTGTTGTAGGAAGAGATGGGTTCAGGGTCTTGCTGATCAGGTTGCTTTCTAGAGAAGTTGAACGATGAGATGCATCTTAAGGGTCCTAGGGACTCCGAGATGGGCACTTATAAACGGCAGATATCTCCAGAACCCTTTGTGTCCAAAACAGGATTCTATCGGACGGATGAGCAATGAAGTCATCGGCCTCGACAGGAGGAGCCCTCATTCTGACGAGTCCAGCAGAAAATCTCCGACACCAGGCCCTACACCACAGCCGCTACAGCACACCACGGCTAGCCGACGGCCTTACACCATAAGGTACAGTAGTCACTCAGCACAAAGTATGACTGTCTCTGTCCAATGATCACGGGGGGTAGCACCATGCTCGTGTTCTAGGCAAGCGAGGATGGATCAACACAAAATGGGGGTGTGTTAATCTAGCCCCTGTTTAGCTgcataaagagaaaagctcACTAAAATTACAGCGCCGAGAACGCCCCCCCTGATGCACTCTGCAGCACTCAACACCCGAGGCCAATGACACCCCAAGGGACACCCCCCCAGGGCACATCATCCCGGCCCACATGAAACATGCATTCACACCTCACCCacaaacaccatcatccaacaAGACAAGTCCAGCTTCACAtgatcctcccccccgcgaTCGCTCATGTCAACGTCACTCTCACGcacacaccccctccccatcctccacgtTTCGCCTACCCATTCGCGCCCTTGACATAGCGGCTCTCCATTCCCAACTGCAGCTGCCGGCGAAGCAACACAGGGACCCACTGGCGCGAACGGTGTCTGTTCAACACGCCCCCTTCCGGCCATagctcctccttgtcccCCTCCGTTTCGCTGTCATCCTCActctcaccctcctcctcgctttcactcacatcctcctccgaaAAACACCCATCGCGATCCAAAGCGATGGCCCATTTCTTGTTTTCCATCTGAACCGCCACAAAGCGGGCCGCGTCACCTTCCAGCGTCAGCCACTTCTCATCACTGGTCCAGAACCATGGGCCAATGGTGTGTCCCAGCGTAGCCTGCCGCCCTCCATGGCGCACCAAGTTGGTGTCTTTATCGACATAGATCCAGTTCAGCATGGGCGGGTCGTCGGCGATGGTGCTCACCATGCCCAAGTGCTGCTCCTCGGACGGGTATGGGAAGTAGTACCCAAAGAACTTGTGGCCAGGCACAGGAAAGGACGGGTGGTCGATCCACAACTGCCAAAGAGAATGTCAGCCGAACGGAGTTTCTTCCGGTTTGTTGATGTCATCTGGGTTTTCCCAAACAAGACTCACCATGCCGTTCTTCAAAACGCACCAACACTCGACCGGGCCATCCTCGTCGAGAGAAACGGTGACCGTCATACGGAACTTGGCCTTCTCTTTTGCCGCTTCattggccttcttctgcgCGCTCAGGGCTTCGCAGACCCCTATCGTCGTGGGAATGCCCGCTATGACAAGCAAGCCCACGACCATCGTCTCGGTAGCCGATATTCGTCGTATTGGATGCTTAGGAGGAGGGTAGCAATGGCGCCAGAGTATCCGAGTCTGTGTGATGTCGTCTGGTGTGATTCAGTCTCATTCAAACAACATATCATACTCGTCAGCTTCATCTTCCCGGTGGAAGGTTGAACACAGCTTCGTCATATAGTTCCAAGACCCTACCACCCACCGTCTCTCCGGCCGGCCGTTAGTACGGACGAGGCTGTTCTTGCGttcaccccccttctctctcctcttcttggcggGACAATGCCATCCTATGCAACCGAAGTTGGCTAATCCCGGTACCCTGAAAAGCTTgtttcctcctcaacctcccattACTGCAGCGGCTAAACAGCTCTCATGCAGCATTGACGTCACAGGCCTCGAAACGATGCCCTCCAGGTTGCAAGCCATCAtgcctttcttttttgcGCACCCAAAGAAACTTGTTCG from Podospora pseudopauciseta strain CBS 411.78 chromosome 3, whole genome shotgun sequence encodes the following:
- the ILV2 gene encoding Acetolactate synthase, mitochondrial (EggNog:ENOG503NVDF; COG:H) — translated: MIRQTSRALKALATTRPSQQRIASLTQKASAITGVRNGPSDVRNQSTSAAAKVPAADVRAKPAQSFNAEPNHVQPLANARKNDVDESFIGKTGGEIFHEMMLRHGVKHIFGYPGGAILPVFDAIYNSPHFDFVLPRHEQGAGHMAQGYARASGKPGVVLVTSGPGATNVVTPMADALADGTPMIVFTGQVVTTAIGSDAFQEADVVGISRACTKWNVMVKNVAELPQRINEAFEIATSGRPGPVLVDLPKDVTAGILRRAIPTAPAIPSLPSAASRAALEASEKQLRASIKRVAHLVNIAKKPVIYAGQGVISSERGVELLRELANKASIPVTTTLHGLGAFDELDEKSLHMLGMHGSAYANMSMQEADLIIALGGRFDDRVTGSVAKFAPAAKAAAKENRGGIIHFEILPKNINKVVQATEAIEGDLGKNLDLLLPQVESKTMADRKEWFAQINEWKKKWPLSDYERAAREGLIKPQTLIEELSNLTADRKENTYITTGVGQHQMWAAQHFRWRHPRTMITSGGLGTMGYGLPAAIGAKVAKPDSLVIDIDGDASFGMTLTELSTAAQFNIGVKIIVLNNEEQGMVTQWQNLFYEDRYSHTHQKNPDFMKLADAMGIQHRRLIKPDETREALQWLIDTDGPALLEVVTDKKVPVLPMVPGGSALHEFITYDGVKDLARRELMRQRTCGLHG
- a CDS encoding hypothetical protein (COG:S; EggNog:ENOG503PGFV) yields the protein MTSKQFTQASQLPRSRRQSQDDIVEVGHEDESDIEVEDITDQPEPETQEKRDLPDRTKSRSPAYVAPIPKIGSIPEVSPGISLSPERPKLPPYVGSILMGKTVDEYGDIVDDQTGQVLARAGGDLPEIIGRKVSNRDGDILGDNGELLGYVADIEIERKPSTSPHSPRTESQPRSLLDMMRKANASLMVDHLGNILDASGNVVGKFLDNNNPLHRKEKEQQELRERIQQQAEAGPSSVRKKKQGKKSEKEGKEGGQEDGVADEQEEHPSPPPKSPKREQQKQSQAKEQEQEPDQPRQPRRTEEERRQNAESWRKENPSDSPSDIFLDVKSTKEGIQLTIRIPTVFGSQQIKPNISFS
- a CDS encoding hypothetical protein (COG:S; EggNog:ENOG503NUWW) codes for the protein MSDIAKKTLPSRKGKKQQQQQEVSTPQEENVPRSAPSPPAIDLQKEQNKNREEEEENDEVVTTSGDFEGNDGSEVERESGGYTHLEKPKETEEGIQMEDKEEEKPEKVEPEAMSDKTETEAGEDTKTTTEEKVESSEKPESDKAEEETQTSAADKISEAPSGLTEQAKKAFDQASENQPTDEARQEFLKSAKEDATTTSEKPPASETVDKAASEKPDVEAADNNIDEPEPATSEKPDIDTKTVSDKAESVAKSGSEKPDVEQQTEKAPSTTGTEQQQRQTEAGEQAQEQFDPHQIQDGQSQVQDFSPSQAEGQPEGTIQEDQPQGVEAGEGSTVAEQMDFSILKNGTVNKGGNVVSDGKVVGRVVSGILQYLIGKKVDENGDIWSDNGKIIGKAEPISDSERDDMLKESAPFESFPDAVVDGNGMVVSNGEWVGKIIEGDVKQLRGKSVDADGDVLDKAGNVIGKAERWEPEEEVEEEVKEVDNSLLAGKRVNKAGYVVDGNGVIYGRVVEGDPKRMVGRMCDRKGNILSESGDVLGKAELVSEGEREGSKEGPFAELEGCTVAKDGTVVTPSGDIVGRLVKGEGKVLFGRAVDEDGDVLDKNGNVIGKAERWEPEEVQKSKNPMSGRKVNKEGNVVDGDGNLIGKLTSGDPQVCSGKGIDDDGDVVDQKGTVIGHCSLLEDIPEVKDEETPEQKEKREQAENDKKMAIQMSVCIAQCLDKIRPICKMITEKIDKAERTPEDERDEEQLVKEVRPLIEEGGRILTEAQGIIKGLDPDGRISANAKHKTAAREATPEEYRLAELLKDLTGDVTQCIDNAKRKLEDMPHAKKELNPLWGLLNEPLFQILAAVGLLLSGVLNLVGRLLSGLGLGGLVDGLLGTLGLNRVLAGLGLGSFSDSLKSGKKKKGGLLGGVLGG
- a CDS encoding hypothetical protein (EggNog:ENOG503P1Y9) — translated: MSSRSGSETKKPKRQPKPQVYESEGEESEDYAPPPRRRGKRQQQQGGGGPLDSLALDSVGQTAGGLVNGATGVLGGVAGGAVNQQGGGGGGKSDTLRLRLDLNLDIEITLKAKIHGDLELALLRDISKTRPPMWRTISRLFA